A single Candidatus Neomarinimicrobiota bacterium DNA region contains:
- a CDS encoding lamin tail domain-containing protein → MHRLAGMVCFHLLFLWGQDCPPSDTILVSPPQDEWPIPTWNNWQGIEMVTWNIENFPQLGMTTVNGVAEVMLDIMADIYAVQEIEDASTFVNQLMSLLPNYGYVLSEGGLYTNTAILYRKEVLTLKGSDEIWEDTFYGQDGDNDYENNALYYFASRPPLKVDLRWECGVGVVDFSVMSVHLKCCNFENTDLERRRISAQLLHGYLLEEMESGDSNFVVIGDWNDDLVDPPHENAFTEFLNDSINFHFVTLPLAQDPADYYDSYPSWPSFLDHILISRAFFDEARAGVATTFRLDDIVSEYGSVLSDHRPVGWKFPVSSVSSAPRIVINEIMQNPYAVRDYDGEWFELYNADTASFDLRGWTIRDEGEDGHVMESEGPLLVEPGHYFVMGREGDSSLNGGVLVDYEYSSITLGNGSDEIILMNEDSLEIDRVEYDGGAEFPDPEGKSMALLDPALDNNVGSYWAESSLPYGSGDFGTPGSFNFPYAGPIWHVSTTGSDVTGSGSGESPFATIQQGIDLAYEGDTVLVDPGIYAENINFMGKDLVLGSRFLILGDTSYISRTIIDGDSAGSVVTFEDQEETTAVLAGFTLLNGHSDRGGGVHIRHSSPTIDHCIIRDNTATYYGGGLYIVDDSTPIIVHSTVNHNRIGEDVIPAFLGAGIYIRNSRPRIVQTTIIENEGSIAGAVACDRSAPEFLHCTISGNRGFTSGGIYALYGSIPKLVNCILWENEPVEIMFASYGDSSSVTIAYSDISPETDTSASAGNGTVNRVEGNIEADPLFVNPDTRNFRLLKDSPCIYTGTPFFEWNGDTLINVAVHHYTGSAPDMGSSEFGAISVADGENPVPTGFALYQNFPNPFNAGTTIPYSLPKRTHVVISIYDLLGRHTRSLIDGIEEPGFRTLIWDGTDDRGKPASTGIYLCSISATGSSEFAAARKIILLR, encoded by the coding sequence ATGCACCGCCTCGCAGGGATGGTCTGCTTCCACCTTCTATTCTTGTGGGGTCAAGATTGTCCACCTTCCGATACCATTCTTGTCTCGCCACCTCAAGACGAGTGGCCCATTCCAACCTGGAACAACTGGCAGGGAATTGAAATGGTTACGTGGAATATCGAAAACTTCCCACAGCTCGGCATGACAACAGTCAATGGAGTGGCGGAGGTTATGCTGGATATCATGGCGGACATCTATGCCGTGCAGGAAATCGAGGACGCATCGACGTTCGTGAATCAATTAATGTCCCTCCTGCCCAATTATGGCTATGTTCTCAGTGAGGGAGGGCTTTACACGAATACGGCCATCCTGTACAGGAAGGAGGTGCTTACACTTAAGGGGAGTGATGAGATCTGGGAGGATACTTTCTATGGGCAGGACGGAGACAACGATTATGAGAACAATGCCCTCTACTATTTCGCAAGCCGACCGCCGCTCAAAGTTGACCTCCGTTGGGAATGTGGGGTCGGGGTCGTAGATTTTTCCGTCATGAGCGTTCATCTAAAATGCTGCAACTTTGAAAATACGGATCTGGAAAGGAGACGAATATCCGCGCAGTTGCTTCACGGGTACCTGCTGGAAGAGATGGAATCCGGGGATTCCAATTTTGTCGTTATCGGGGACTGGAACGATGACCTGGTGGATCCGCCTCATGAAAACGCATTTACTGAATTCCTCAATGATTCCATCAACTTTCACTTTGTTACGCTGCCCCTGGCCCAGGACCCGGCGGACTATTATGATTCCTATCCCAGCTGGCCCAGTTTCCTCGACCACATCCTCATCTCACGGGCGTTCTTTGATGAGGCGAGAGCCGGTGTGGCGACAACCTTCCGTCTCGATGATATCGTTTCTGAATACGGTTCTGTCCTTTCTGACCACCGGCCTGTTGGATGGAAATTCCCGGTGTCCTCGGTTTCGTCAGCACCCAGAATTGTCATAAACGAAATCATGCAAAACCCCTACGCCGTCCGTGATTACGATGGAGAGTGGTTCGAACTGTATAATGCGGATACCGCGTCGTTTGATCTTCGTGGCTGGACGATTCGGGACGAAGGAGAGGACGGGCACGTCATGGAGTCCGAGGGACCCCTTCTCGTTGAGCCCGGACACTATTTTGTCATGGGGCGAGAGGGGGATTCCAGCCTTAACGGTGGTGTGCTTGTGGATTATGAATATTCATCTATCACCCTGGGCAATGGCAGCGACGAGATTATCCTGATGAATGAGGACAGTCTGGAAATTGACCGCGTGGAATACGATGGAGGCGCAGAGTTTCCAGATCCAGAAGGAAAATCCATGGCGCTTCTGGATCCGGCGTTGGACAATAATGTCGGATCGTACTGGGCCGAATCTTCGCTTCCCTACGGAAGTGGGGATTTTGGAACGCCAGGATCATTCAATTTCCCGTACGCTGGCCCAATCTGGCATGTATCCACAACTGGTTCGGATGTCACGGGCAGTGGTTCCGGGGAGAGCCCATTCGCTACTATTCAGCAAGGTATCGACCTGGCATATGAAGGCGATACCGTGCTCGTTGACCCGGGGATTTATGCTGAAAACATCAACTTCATGGGAAAGGATCTTGTTCTTGGCTCCCGGTTCTTGATTCTTGGCGACACCTCTTATATTTCCCGGACAATAATCGATGGAGACAGCGCCGGCAGCGTCGTCACATTCGAAGACCAAGAGGAGACAACGGCAGTTCTGGCAGGCTTTACCCTTTTGAACGGCCATTCAGACAGGGGAGGCGGGGTTCACATAAGACATTCTAGTCCGACCATCGATCACTGCATCATCAGGGACAACACGGCGACGTACTATGGTGGTGGCCTGTACATCGTTGACGATTCAACCCCAATCATAGTTCATTCGACAGTTAACCACAACAGAATAGGCGAAGACGTCATTCCCGCATTCCTGGGCGCCGGAATATACATTCGGAATTCCCGCCCCAGGATTGTGCAAACTACCATAATCGAGAACGAGGGCTCCATTGCTGGAGCCGTTGCCTGCGACAGATCGGCCCCAGAATTCCTCCACTGCACCATAAGCGGGAACAGGGGCTTCACCAGCGGAGGCATTTACGCTCTCTACGGGTCAATCCCGAAGCTCGTGAACTGCATACTCTGGGAGAACGAACCGGTTGAAATCATGTTTGCTTCTTATGGTGACTCAAGTTCGGTCACCATCGCTTACTCGGATATCTCACCGGAGACAGACACCAGTGCGAGTGCCGGCAACGGCACGGTCAACCGAGTGGAAGGAAATATTGAAGCGGATCCACTCTTTGTCAATCCAGACACACGGAATTTCCGTCTGTTGAAAGATTCGCCATGTATTTACACGGGGACTCCTTTCTTTGAGTGGAATGGAGACACGCTGATCAACGTCGCTGTCCATCACTATACAGGATCTGCGCCTGACATGGGCTCGTCTGAATTCGGGGCCATTTCCGTCGCTGATGGAGAAAATCCCGTTCCCACTGGATTTGCACTGTACCAAAATTTTCCCAATCCCTTTAACGCTGGGACCACCATTCCCTACTCTCTGCCCAAGCGGACGCACGTGGTCATCTCCATTTACGATCTTCTGGGTAGACACACGAGATCGTTGATTGATGGCATTGAGGAACCTGGTTTCAGAACTCTCATTTGGGATGGAACGGATGATCGGGGCAAGCCGGCGAGTACTGGAATCTATCTCTGCAGCATTTCCGCAACGGGAAGCTCTGAGTTTGCGGCCGCTCGCAAAATAATTCTATTACGCTGA
- a CDS encoding divergent polysaccharide deacetylase family protein has translation MDPLGKRDHSFLFVLLVLILLLAFYINVKRQKGLLDRELSPTASAWDRVVREKTLEKTLGLFFIRNSKSLTGRVYEFLYPRRYTPEGISNSVPRILKDRDVGVGKVTISKKTRDVTFVLGSREKPFAELVCTPDMSTHAGKICLIIDDFGYSLNSIVNDFLELGVPATFSVLPGHAFSSRVADLAHDAGFEVMVHMPMESSDHRAGEEEFILKAGQKESEIRSRLRRAFLEIPHAQGVNNHQGSDATENRRLMRTVAEVLRAERKYFVDSRTSSKSVAVEQMQRADVPVAVRHVFLDYEDDEETVLNQLTVLEEKAREVGVAVGIAHPREKTLAAFRREISRLSEEGFEFVFASEIVR, from the coding sequence ATGGATCCGCTCGGAAAGAGAGACCATTCCTTCCTCTTTGTCCTGCTGGTCCTTATCCTTCTTCTTGCTTTTTACATCAATGTGAAGCGGCAGAAGGGTCTACTGGACCGTGAGCTGTCGCCCACCGCATCGGCATGGGACCGGGTTGTCAGGGAAAAGACACTCGAAAAGACGCTCGGACTTTTCTTTATCCGCAACTCAAAAAGCCTTACCGGCCGGGTATATGAATTTCTTTACCCACGTCGATACACGCCCGAGGGCATCAGCAACAGCGTCCCTAGAATTCTTAAAGACCGTGACGTGGGAGTAGGTAAGGTCACGATCAGCAAAAAAACGAGAGATGTCACTTTTGTCCTCGGCTCACGTGAGAAACCGTTTGCGGAGTTGGTCTGCACGCCCGATATGTCCACCCACGCGGGGAAAATCTGCCTCATCATTGACGATTTTGGATATAGCCTGAACAGTATCGTGAACGATTTTCTGGAGCTTGGAGTCCCGGCAACGTTTTCCGTCCTGCCGGGGCACGCTTTCTCCAGCCGGGTGGCGGACCTTGCCCATGACGCTGGCTTTGAAGTTATGGTCCATATGCCCATGGAATCGAGTGATCATCGTGCCGGCGAAGAGGAATTTATTTTGAAGGCCGGCCAGAAAGAGAGCGAAATTCGCTCGCGGCTGAGGAGAGCTTTTCTTGAGATTCCTCACGCGCAGGGTGTGAATAATCATCAAGGATCCGATGCGACGGAGAACAGGCGACTCATGAGAACCGTGGCGGAAGTATTGCGGGCAGAGCGGAAATACTTTGTCGACAGCAGAACCAGTTCAAAATCCGTGGCCGTGGAACAGATGCAAAGAGCCGACGTCCCCGTTGCCGTGAGACATGTCTTTCTTGACTACGAAGACGATGAGGAGACCGTGCTGAATCAATTGACCGTTCTGGAAGAGAAGGCACGGGAGGTAGGGGTGGCTGTTGGAATCGCCCATCCCAGAGAGAAAACACTGGCTGCCTTTCGACGGGAGATTTCTCGACTCAGTGAAGAAGGATTCGAGTTTGTCTTTGCATCGGAGATCGTTCGGTGA
- a CDS encoding M28 family peptidase, with the protein MLKVTNTVSRVTGILFPVLVLAQNVPEFDAQRAFGFLEEQCALGPRNPGSPGHRDGLKYILDVISPLADEVLTQPFPYSDPYSGSMFELTNVVAQFNPELNRRLWVAAHWDTRPWADRDKTKRNRIRPILGANDGASGVAVLLELAHHFHELPPATGVDLIFLDGEDLGKQGDRNHFFNGSRYLAKNIPTQMPDYCILIDMVGDKDLQLPVELNSWRQAPKLVGELWNLAAHLTLTSFEWRVGHAVDDDHVVVFEEGGIPSVDIIDFEYPNRSDNYWHTLEDTPDKCSPESLKTVGTLLLHHIYGKE; encoded by the coding sequence ATGCTCAAGGTGACGAATACCGTATCGAGGGTCACTGGGATTCTCTTCCCCGTTTTGGTTTTGGCCCAGAATGTGCCTGAATTCGATGCCCAGCGGGCGTTCGGTTTCCTGGAGGAACAGTGTGCCCTGGGTCCGAGAAATCCTGGCTCCCCGGGCCACCGGGACGGATTGAAATATATTCTGGACGTAATCTCTCCCCTTGCAGACGAAGTGTTGACTCAACCGTTTCCCTATTCGGATCCCTATTCGGGTTCCATGTTCGAGCTGACAAACGTAGTGGCTCAATTCAATCCGGAGTTGAACCGTCGCCTCTGGGTGGCTGCCCACTGGGATACGAGACCGTGGGCGGACAGGGATAAGACGAAAAGGAACCGCATTCGTCCTATTCTTGGCGCCAATGATGGTGCCAGCGGAGTGGCTGTCCTCCTTGAACTCGCTCATCATTTCCATGAGTTGCCACCCGCCACAGGTGTCGACCTCATTTTCCTCGATGGAGAAGATCTTGGCAAGCAGGGTGACCGCAACCATTTTTTTAACGGGTCGCGATATCTCGCAAAGAATATTCCCACCCAGATGCCCGATTATTGCATCCTCATCGACATGGTGGGAGACAAGGACCTTCAACTTCCCGTTGAATTGAATTCATGGCGCCAGGCACCCAAACTGGTGGGAGAGTTGTGGAATCTTGCCGCTCATCTGACTCTCACGTCGTTTGAGTGGCGAGTGGGACATGCCGTAGATGATGACCACGTGGTGGTTTTTGAAGAAGGGGGCATTCCGTCAGTCGATATCATAGATTTTGAATATCCCAATCGCTCAGATAACTACTGGCACACGTTGGAAGACACTCCTGACAAATGCAGTCCCGAAAGTCTGAAAACAGTGGGAACTTTGCTACTGCATCACATCTATGGAAAGGAATAA
- a CDS encoding FlgD immunoglobulin-like domain containing protein: MIRNLFIVLVLSSGVLHGQVRGRSPAPFPKLFSLSRTTVADSTQAGLQSNVIVEIRTQGDTLVWLGTGQGLSVLRDSLTARTFLSSQELKGGENVTKLPEGGVSAIGVANDDTLIVAVATTTEDPTSGEDVQTGAGLALSVNSQDTTAVNWRYFSQPVDSSGDSTLIWGGVSLEALPVTVPQQNVTYDIAIGNEYFWIASWAGGLRRLDRSDVSSGWERVPLPQDAQTDLACGEQVSDYELNPRDPPDGNHNHKGFSVLVYGDTVWVGTAGGINRGILDESGCVDWIHYSYPLSGITGNWVVALARQQWKGVRKIWAVTLRADEPGEDHGVSYTPDDGLTWYPVSALRDRRGYNIYTVDSLVYVATEDGLWKSEDGVTFALFRPAVDAVNNDEILDNDVYAVVHDVRDFWQGPDSLGALFIGTGDGLARSPDPGTDEPVWEIYRTHVSSNQPYAYPNPFSPSVYNIVDGDGHVRFFYRGKRPRMELRIYNFAMEKVRSIDYETGGGQGTLKWDGRDEQGGLVANGTYFCNLFYDDQSHWIKLIVLK, encoded by the coding sequence ATGATCCGAAATCTATTCATTGTCCTTGTCCTGTCATCGGGAGTCCTCCACGGCCAGGTGCGTGGACGATCGCCGGCACCTTTTCCGAAGCTGTTTTCCCTTTCCCGGACAACGGTCGCGGATTCAACTCAGGCCGGATTGCAGAGTAATGTTATCGTGGAAATCCGGACACAGGGGGACACTCTGGTATGGCTCGGCACAGGGCAGGGACTCTCAGTACTCCGGGACAGTCTCACCGCGAGAACGTTTCTTTCGTCCCAGGAATTGAAGGGAGGAGAGAACGTAACGAAACTCCCCGAGGGGGGCGTCTCGGCTATCGGTGTTGCGAACGATGATACGTTAATCGTTGCTGTTGCAACAACCACAGAGGATCCGACTTCAGGCGAGGATGTACAGACCGGCGCCGGACTGGCGCTCTCCGTTAATTCCCAAGATACGACAGCCGTCAACTGGCGATATTTCAGTCAGCCGGTCGACAGCAGTGGGGACAGTACTCTCATATGGGGTGGTGTTTCTCTCGAGGCTCTTCCCGTTACGGTTCCCCAGCAGAACGTTACCTACGATATTGCCATCGGTAACGAATACTTCTGGATCGCAAGCTGGGCCGGCGGTCTTCGGCGTCTTGACCGGAGCGATGTGAGTTCTGGGTGGGAGCGTGTTCCCCTGCCCCAGGATGCTCAAACAGACCTGGCATGTGGAGAGCAGGTTTCCGATTACGAACTGAATCCCCGGGACCCTCCCGACGGCAATCATAACCACAAGGGTTTCTCTGTTCTTGTCTACGGTGATACGGTGTGGGTTGGGACTGCAGGAGGCATAAACCGGGGCATACTGGATGAGTCTGGCTGTGTCGATTGGATTCACTACTCGTATCCGTTGTCTGGCATCACGGGGAATTGGGTCGTGGCATTGGCCAGGCAGCAGTGGAAGGGCGTCAGGAAAATATGGGCGGTGACCCTGAGAGCCGATGAGCCCGGTGAGGACCATGGCGTGAGTTACACTCCCGATGACGGCCTCACCTGGTATCCGGTGTCCGCTCTGAGAGATAGGAGAGGGTACAACATCTATACCGTGGATAGCCTTGTCTATGTGGCCACGGAAGATGGATTATGGAAATCAGAGGACGGCGTGACTTTTGCCCTCTTCCGGCCCGCCGTGGATGCGGTTAACAACGATGAGATTCTGGACAATGACGTCTACGCCGTGGTACACGATGTGCGGGATTTTTGGCAGGGTCCGGATTCCCTTGGAGCCCTGTTCATAGGCACCGGCGACGGACTGGCCAGATCTCCTGATCCCGGCACGGATGAGCCCGTTTGGGAGATTTACCGGACCCATGTTTCCAGCAACCAACCGTATGCTTATCCCAACCCGTTTTCTCCCAGCGTGTACAACATTGTGGACGGGGACGGTCATGTCCGATTCTTCTATCGAGGCAAGAGACCCAGGATGGAACTCAGAATCTATAATTTTGCCATGGAAAAAGTCCGCTCCATTGACTATGAAACGGGAGGAGGCCAGGGGACATTGAAGTGGGATGGGAGAGACGAACAGGGGGGACTTGTGGCAAACGGGACGTATTTCTGTAATTTGTTCTACGATGATCAAAGCCATTGGATTAAACTCATCGTTCTGAAATGA